The genomic window AATATTTAGGATTAAAATATCCAGGAAGTAAACGTTTTTCTTTAGAAGGAGCTGAAAGTTTTATATTAATATTAAAAAATATTATTAATTATTCAAAAAAAAAAAATAAAAAAAAAATAATAATTGGAATGGCTCATCGTGGTCGTTTAAATGTTTTAATAAATATATTAAAAAAAAATATATTAAAATTATTTTGTGAATTTTCAAATTTATATATAAAAAAAGATAATAGTGGAGATGTAAAATACCATAAAGGTTGTATAAGAATTACAAAAAATAATAATAATAAAAAAATGATAATAAATTTACAACATAACCCTTCACATTTAGAAATAATTAATCCAGTAGTGATGGGAGTTTCCAGAGCTTATAGCGATATTTATAATAAAAAAAATATTATTGTACCTATTAATGTACATGGAGATGCTTCTATTTCTGGTCAAGGGGTAATTCAAGAAACATTAAATATGTCAAAAACAAAAGCTTATAATGTAAATGGAACTATACATATTATTATTAATAATCAAATTGGATTCACTACTTCAAATAATTATGATTTAAGATCTAGTAAATCATGCGCAGATATTGCAAAAATGATTAATATTCCAATATTTCATGTAAATTCTGATTGTCCAGAATCTGTTATGTTTATTACAAAAATCGCTTTCAAATTTAGAGAAAAATTTAAAAAAGATGTTTTTATAAATTTATATTGTTATAGAAGACAAGGTCATAATGAAATAGATGATCCTTTTATTACACAACCAATTTTATATAAAAAAATATTAAAACATCCTAAAATAACAAAAATATATAAAAAAAAATTAATTAATAAAAAAATAATTAATAAAAAATATTTTAAAAAAATAAAAAAAAAATATTTTTTAAAAATAAATAATAAATTTATTTTTTTTGAAAATAATAAAAAAAAAATATTAAAAAAAAAAAAAAAAAAAATAATCAAAAAAAATAATATTAATGATTTTATAATTAAAAAAAAAATATTAAAAAAAATAATATATAAAATAAATAATATTCCAAAAAATATAAATATGCATTCAACAGTAAAAAAAATTTATAATTATAGAAAAAATATTAAAAAAAAAAATCATTTATTAGATTGGGGAACCGCAGAAAATTTAACATATGCTACAATATTATTTCAAGGAATTTCTTGTAGATTATCCGGGGAAGATATAGAAAGAGGAACTTTTTCACATCGTCATTGTGTTATACATGATCAAAAAAATAAAAAATATTATATTCCATTAAAAAATATATCTAAAAATCAAGGAAATTTTAATATTTGGAATTCAACATTATCTGAAGAATCTATTTTAGCTTTTGAATATGGATATGCAAATACTTATAAAAATAAAAATTTAACTATTTGGGAAGCACAATTTGGAGATTTTTGTAATGGAGCTCAAATTGTAATCGATCAATTTATTAGTGCTAGTGAACAAAAATGGAATGAAAATTGTAATTTAGTTTTATTTTTACCTCATGGTTATGAAGGACAAGGACCAGAACATTCTTCTGGAAGAATTGAAAGATTTTTACAACTTTGCGCAGAAAAAAATATTATAATTTGTATACCTTCTACACCTGTTCAATTATATCATTTATTACGTCGTCAAATTTTTAAAAATATTTTAAAACCATTAATAATTTTTTCTCCTAAATCTTTATTACGTCATCCATTAGCCAAATCTTCTTTAAAAGAATTTTATTCAAAAAAATTTTTAAAAATTTTACCAGAACTAGATAATATAAATAATAATAATGATAGTAAAAGAATTGTATTTTGTTCTGGTAAAATATATTATGAATTATTAATAAAAAGAAGAAAAATAAAAAAAAATAATATTATTTTGTTAAGAATAGAACAATTATATCCTTTTCCTAAAAAATATATTATTAATATATTAAAAAAATATAAAAAAATCAAAGATATTATTTGGTGTCAAGAAGAACCAAAAAATCAGGGAGCTTGGAATTATATAAAAAATATTTTAAAAAAAAAAATAATAAAAAAAAAAATAAAATATATTGGAAGAAAAAAATCTTCTTCAACTGCTGTTGGAAATATTATAATACATAAAAAACAACAAAAAAAAATTATTAATAAAACATTAAATATTAAATAGTTGTAAGGATTAAAAAATGAAAAAAATAAATATTTTAGCACCAGAACTTCCAGAATCTATTTCTGAAGCAACTATTATAAAATGGTATAAAAATATTAATGAATATACTATAGAAAATGAAAAATTATTAGATATTGAAACAGATAAAATTGTTCTTGAAATTTACTCTCCAAAAAATGGAAAAATAATAAAAATATTTAAAAAAAAAGGAGATTTAATTCAATCTAATGAAATATTAGGAATAATAAAAAAAAAAAAAAAAAAAAATAAAAATAAATTTTTAAATAATAATATAACAAAAAAAAAATATAAAAAAAAAGAACTTTTAAATAATAATATAATAAAAAAAAAATATAAAAAAAAAAAAAATAAATATTTTAATTATAGTCCTTCAATACGAAGATCAATGAAAAAAAATAAATCATTAAAAATATTTAAAAAAAAAAAAAATATTATAAATAAAATAAAAAAAAAAAGCAGAAAAAAAAAATGTATACCGATGTCTAATATAAGAAAATATATTTCTAAAAAATTATTAAAAGCTAAAAATAATTCAGCAATAGTAACAACATTTAATGAAGTAAATATGTTAAATATTATAAATATAAGAAAAAAATATGGAGAAGTTTTTAAAAAAAAACATAATATAAAATTAGGTTTTATGTCATTTTATGTTAAAGCAGTAGTTGAGTCCTTAAAAAAATTTCCTATTATTAATGCATATATTGATAAAAATAATATTGTATATTATAAATACTTTGATATAAGCATTGCTGTTTCTACTTCTAAAGGTTTAATTACTCCTATTTTAAAAAATTCTGATAAAATGAATATAGTTGAAATAGAAAATAAAATTAAAGAATTAGCTTATAAAGGAGAAAATAATAAATTATCAATAAAAGAGTTGCAAGGGGGAAATTTTACTATTTCTAATGGAGGAATTTATGGATCTTTATTATCTACTCCAATAATTAATTTTCCACAATCAGCTATTTTAGGAATGCATTCTATACAAAAAAGAGCTATAATAATTAATAATAAAATAAAAATTATGCCTATGATGTATTTAGCTTTATCGTATGATCATAGATTAATAGATGGAAAAGATGCAATAAATTTTTTAAAAAATATTAAAGAAATAATAGAAGATCATATAAGAATATTATTAA from Buchnera aphidicola (Greenidea ficicola) includes these protein-coding regions:
- the sucB gene encoding dihydrolipoyllysine-residue succinyltransferase, translating into MKKINILAPELPESISEATIIKWYKNINEYTIENEKLLDIETDKIVLEIYSPKNGKIIKIFKKKGDLIQSNEILGIIKKKKKKNKNKFLNNNITKKKYKKKELLNNNIIKKKYKKKKNKYFNYSPSIRRSMKKNKSLKIFKKKKNIINKIKKKSRKKKCIPMSNIRKYISKKLLKAKNNSAIVTTFNEVNMLNIINIRKKYGEVFKKKHNIKLGFMSFYVKAVVESLKKFPIINAYIDKNNIVYYKYFDISIAVSTSKGLITPILKNSDKMNIVEIENKIKELAYKGENNKLSIKELQGGNFTISNGGIYGSLLSTPIINFPQSAILGMHSIQKRAIIINNKIKIMPMMYLALSYDHRLIDGKDAINFLKNIKEIIEDHIRILLNL
- a CDS encoding 2-oxoglutarate dehydrogenase E1 component; protein product: MKKNTFVTIFNQSYLESIYKKFKKDKNSISSHWRNFFLKKFKKKKTKKKTNIKIKKKYIINFFRKYGYKIAKLNPLNISKKKNIIKFNKIKKKYLLKKKNKKYKIIKKIFNKYKKIYSKKIGFEFTYLNNKKEKKWIQNKIENIDDKKKITNKKKIYILKNLIYAESFEKYLGLKYPGSKRFSLEGAESFILILKNIINYSKKKNKKKIIIGMAHRGRLNVLINILKKNILKLFCEFSNLYIKKDNSGDVKYHKGCIRITKNNNNKKMIINLQHNPSHLEIINPVVMGVSRAYSDIYNKKNIIVPINVHGDASISGQGVIQETLNMSKTKAYNVNGTIHIIINNQIGFTTSNNYDLRSSKSCADIAKMINIPIFHVNSDCPESVMFITKIAFKFREKFKKDVFINLYCYRRQGHNEIDDPFITQPILYKKILKHPKITKIYKKKLINKKIINKKYFKKIKKKYFLKINNKFIFFENNKKKILKKKKKKIIKKNNINDFIIKKKILKKIIYKINNIPKNINMHSTVKKIYNYRKNIKKKNHLLDWGTAENLTYATILFQGISCRLSGEDIERGTFSHRHCVIHDQKNKKYYIPLKNISKNQGNFNIWNSTLSEESILAFEYGYANTYKNKNLTIWEAQFGDFCNGAQIVIDQFISASEQKWNENCNLVLFLPHGYEGQGPEHSSGRIERFLQLCAEKNIIICIPSTPVQLYHLLRRQIFKNILKPLIIFSPKSLLRHPLAKSSLKEFYSKKFLKILPELDNINNNNDSKRIVFCSGKIYYELLIKRRKIKKNNIILLRIEQLYPFPKKYIINILKKYKKIKDIIWCQEEPKNQGAWNYIKNILKKKIIKKKIKYIGRKKSSSTAVGNIIIHKKQQKKIINKTLNIK